One part of the Deltaproteobacteria bacterium genome encodes these proteins:
- a CDS encoding glycerol-3-phosphate dehydrogenase/oxidase has protein sequence MQRDEMLERIRNTDEQWDMIIIGGGATGLGTVLEAASRGYKVVLLEQSDFAKGTSSRSTKLVHGGVRYLRQGNISLVVEALRERGRLRRNAPHLVRDLSFIVPHYDWWEGPFYGVGLKLYDMLAGKMGLGPSKWISREKTLRKIPTVQTYGLRGGVMYYDAQFDDSRLATNLAQTAAEQGGVVVNYTKVVGLLKDEQDGLTRGVVVEDMEGGEHFEIRGKVVINATGVFTDGVRRMDDPESAKIIMPSQGVHIVLDKSFLPGNTAIMVPDTDDGRVLFAIPWHDRVVVGTTDTEVEEPELEPRPLADEIDFLLVHASRYLQKEVTESDVLSMFAGLRPLVKPEGGGASSSASRDHTLLISRSGLLTICGGKWTTYRKMAEECVDQAALVGDLEERASVTADLQIHGWTQVVEGSDPFKDGAVYGSDWDHIEKLREAEPALAELIHPDLPYSCAEVVWSVRFEMARRLEDVLSRRTRALLLNARATLESATKVAELMAAELGWDDNRKADEIKAFEVIAKRYILPKNWKEELDWSLKEL, from the coding sequence TCTTTTAGAGCAGTCAGACTTTGCCAAAGGCACATCGAGTCGAAGCACCAAACTTGTTCACGGGGGAGTGCGCTATCTTCGTCAAGGAAACATATCTTTGGTGGTTGAGGCTTTAAGAGAGCGTGGCCGCTTACGGCGCAATGCTCCGCACTTGGTGCGAGACCTCTCCTTTATCGTGCCTCATTACGATTGGTGGGAAGGCCCTTTTTACGGCGTTGGTTTAAAGCTTTATGACATGCTTGCCGGTAAAATGGGTTTGGGTCCATCGAAGTGGATCTCACGAGAGAAAACATTGCGTAAAATCCCCACAGTCCAAACCTACGGGCTCCGGGGCGGCGTGATGTATTACGATGCTCAATTTGACGATTCGAGACTTGCCACCAACTTGGCACAAACAGCTGCTGAACAAGGCGGTGTGGTTGTGAACTATACGAAGGTTGTGGGTCTGCTCAAAGATGAACAAGACGGCCTAACGCGTGGCGTGGTTGTCGAAGACATGGAGGGCGGTGAGCACTTTGAGATTCGAGGCAAAGTTGTCATCAATGCCACAGGAGTCTTCACCGATGGTGTTCGGCGTATGGACGATCCTGAGTCTGCGAAAATCATCATGCCAAGCCAAGGCGTGCACATTGTTTTAGATAAATCATTTTTGCCGGGTAATACCGCAATCATGGTTCCTGACACAGATGATGGCCGCGTCCTCTTTGCGATTCCATGGCATGACCGAGTGGTGGTCGGAACGACCGATACGGAAGTGGAAGAGCCAGAGCTTGAACCACGTCCTTTGGCCGATGAGATTGATTTTCTCTTGGTTCATGCATCCCGTTATCTACAAAAGGAAGTTACAGAATCTGATGTTCTCAGTATGTTTGCTGGGCTCCGGCCGCTGGTGAAACCAGAAGGTGGGGGCGCATCTTCAAGCGCCTCTCGAGACCACACGTTGCTTATTTCGCGTTCGGGTCTTTTAACCATTTGCGGTGGCAAGTGGACGACCTATCGCAAGATGGCCGAAGAATGTGTAGACCAGGCAGCTTTGGTGGGTGACTTGGAAGAGCGTGCATCCGTGACCGCTGATCTGCAAATCCATGGTTGGACACAAGTGGTAGAAGGCTCTGACCCATTTAAGGACGGCGCAGTCTATGGTTCAGATTGGGATCATATTGAGAAGCTTCGTGAGGCAGAGCCTGCTCTTGCGGAGTTGATTCATCCAGATTTGCCATACAGTTGTGCGGAAGTGGTTTGGAGTGTCCGGTTTGAGATGGCGCGTCGTTTAGAGGATGTGCTGTCACGCAGAACCCGTGCGCTCTTACTCAATGCACGGGCCACACTTGAGTCTGCGACGAAGGTTGCTGAACTGATGGCGGCCGAACTTGGCTGGGACGACAATCGCAAAGCCGATGAAATCAAAGCCTTTGAGGTTATCGCCAAGCGGTACATCTTACCGAAAAACTGGAAAGAAGAATTGGACTGGTCTCTTAAAGAGCTTTAG